A single genomic interval of Argopecten irradians isolate NY chromosome 8, Ai_NY, whole genome shotgun sequence harbors:
- the LOC138330254 gene encoding LOW QUALITY PROTEIN: uncharacterized protein (The sequence of the model RefSeq protein was modified relative to this genomic sequence to represent the inferred CDS: inserted 1 base in 1 codon) yields MTVAQVLPIVTLYASIFCPDKQPLGSNAGKDYLQRTGLDSWELKCCPQGWIYVHRRCSCIPISAMTGFGYHPGVGMQGMRRSSFSKGPRDMYLSPDVHSHVDMKATSGADLHHTINYNTYQLVNFMKGSHIKQNSNQRNAFLLRQHRLRYQNNLRQKQVQQRHKPNSDIPLKGKHIVHIRHSQKSKNKNLQKSKLHRSKNNFPLGNSQPFGKRNLDAATTGQVQTNVAHHQSGLXNSDFGTNNRLGMENTLHSRQGTNQGGFQNNFESSFDGSQWLPGNPQGGSGSVHNHLGNDGTNTISGNNFMNPLTGTGFGASGFSSASNNGNLQNNVVAANNGNIGNGQALSTNIGIGSSPNNIGIQNDIINNANNVDPLNANGFSDGGSGFAGNIKTGFSNGGSFDLNNGGNMNGPFPSITDVERQPSLKDGGTLSGNIGMVPGGTFHEPLATVGDPSAGNSLNIQSQLLGTDPNLSNVGSISSDSLLGGSDPNVVSNNMNVDAFPSSMGGDPGLFLESQNPGLNPGTNTFDQSSVFNLDGSITNNDLSSQNSAVFTGNDAGLDMTLLSGAEELFSLMRNGGGPVNGDIGRNSFSNGNKWDATNSIQPFLANSNGGLSSELQNGQTSGTTKSLIDQLLALNMANSLLESGPNVGNVLGNNGNGGSMGLNENQILAGTVTNNIGVNAFDQNIPTDPTMMNNAMLLDDRSILESPVNPPRRLVTETIVLNTHDPLITGHTATRKVSVDIAGSDTSIGGILNTGLLTGDTRSKGIAVDGMFGDIGLDNSIGALEKGTSSGRTKDLTDIDVVNRGIVGIGVPGGRSKIREGLNDLPGGSGAFRMRTLPKTAVVSGGSTNVLFDGSVKKSPNPPDRPFDTYNKLDSQFGMAEQLIGLLDKTKSQTSIITKVPHSQSEFGIGNFQRLPQVVPRITKEQSAIETSINEILTISAAETAISKAAKDTMSQKETPSVPTEPTGGRFVSQTGLEISAFHADTDRTLTKDVCLGCTMDGGLGYIRHPTRCDQFVVCYPDQSGTFKPRVQDCPYGQFWSNIDVTCKPSKDVNCENDHCKKLADKYQFSHSTNCVAYWQCQAGHSVIRCCPDGRTFVQGEGCVYSSVCADRCPVTSPSQFMWQVNCNKRPVSNDVTIYEKHVTTGWVSEKCGIGQIYKGEICDCIPADMGNPTYSFKGICKPEVFLPFDTDFKDYSGSNTYVRTENVTLSNGAACFDGTSVISMPKFANMDFGKTVFMRIRYKQMDLKIGTEALLYNGDCEEVPTLVVGTKPSGNSFSVKTNTGAFETSWVPSSVNPADWRDVTVTISDGRLEGQSGINTRDMDVSGGIARSHCGIKLGWGRKFKSFVGCIDEVSIYRCIPNTRMAPDGTLQTAITRR; encoded by the exons ATGACAGTGGCACAAGTGTTGCCCATAGTAACCCTGTATGCTTCCATTTTTTGTCCGGATAAGCAGCCCCTCGGAAGCAATGCCGGAAAAGACTATCTCCAGCGGACAGGTCTGGATTCTTGGGAATTAAAATGTTGTCCCCAGGGTTGGATATATGTTCATAGGAGATGCTCCTGTATTCCTATATCCGCAATGACAG GGTTTGGCTACCACCCTGGCGTTGGGATGCAAGGAATGAGGAGGTCATCGTTCAGTAAAGGTCCGAGAGACATGTATTTATCACCGGATGTTCATAGTCACGTGGATATGAAGGCAACTTCCGGCGCAGATTTACAtcatacaattaattataatacatatcaacTTGTAAATTTTATGAAGGGTAGCCATATAAAACAGAATTCCAATCAAAGAAATGCTTTTCTTCTAAGACAACACAGACTTAGATACCAAAATAATCTACGTCAAAAACAAGTGCAGCAAAGACATAAACCGAATAGTGACATTCCTTTAAAAGGGAAACATATCGTTCATATAAGACATTCACAGAAGAGCAAAAATAAGAActtacaaaaatcaaaattacatAGAAGCAAAAACAATTTTCCATTAGGAAATTCACAACCTTTCGGAAAGAGGAATTTAGATGCAGCTACAACGGGACAAGTACAAACAAATGTTGCTCACCATCAGTCAGGTC GAAATAGTGACTTCGGTACAAACAATCGTTTAGGAATGGAAAACACCTTACATAGTCGTCAGGGAACAAATCAGGGaggatttcaaaataattttgagaGCAGCTTTGATGGGTCACAATGGTTGCCAGGAAATCCACAGGGGGGTTCTGGCTCCGTTCACAATCATCTCGGGAACGATGGTACAAATACAATCTCGGGTAATAACTTCATGAATCCGTTGACAGGCACAGGTTTCGGTGCAAGCGGGTTTTCCTCTGCTAGTAATAATGGTAATCTCCAGAATAACGTTGTAGCAGCTAACAACGGAAATATCGGCAATGGTCAAGCGTTGTCTACAAACATAGGTATTGGTTCTTCTCCAAACAACATAGGCATTCAAAATGATATTATCAACAATGCCAATAATGTAGACCCACTTAATGCTAATGGATTTAGCGATGGAGGGTCTGGTTTTGCTGGAAATATTAAGACAGGCTTTTCCAATGGTGGAAGTTTTGATTTGAACAATGGCGGAAACATGAATGGTCCTTTTCCATCGATTACTGATGTGGAGAGACAACCTAGTCTGAAAGATGGAGGCACTTTGAGTGGAAACATTGGTATGGTTCCAGGTGGAACTTTTCATGAACCACTAGCAACAGTTGGGGATCCAAGCGCGGGTAACTCATTGAACATTCAATCGCAATTACTTGGAACCGATCCAAATTTAAGTAATGTTGGATCTATTTCTTCTGACTCTCTACTTGGTGGTAGTGACCCAAATGTTGTAAGCAACAATATGAATGTGGACGCATTCCCGTCGTCGATGGGTGGAGATCCTGGCCTATTTTTAGAATCTCAAAACCCAGGGTTAAATCCAGGAACAAATACTTTCGATCAAAGTAGTGTATTTAATTTAGATGGATCAATCACAAATAATGATTTATCAAGTCAAAATTCCGCTGTTTTTACCGGGAATGATGCTGGACTTGACATGACCTTGCTGTCAGGAGCGGAGGAATTATTTTCTCTAATGAGAAATGGAGGCGGTCCTGTTAATGGTGATATTGGAAGAAATAGTTTCTCTAACGGAAACAAATGGGACGCTACTAACTCAATACAACCGTTCCTGGCTAATTCTAATGGCGGATTATCTAGTGAATTACAGAACGGTCAAACCTCCGGTACTACCAAGTCGCTAATTGATCAGCTTCTTGCGTTGAATATGGCTAACAGTTTACTAGAATCTGGACCAAACGTAGGGAATGTGTTAGGGAATAATGGGAATGGTGGTTCAATGggtttgaatgaaaatcaaataCTGGCCGGCACTGTTACTAACAACATCGGAGTGAATGCATTTGACCAAAACATACCAACAGATCCTACCATGATGAATAATGCTATGTTACTAGACGATAGAAGTATATTAGAGAGTCCCGTCAACCCGCCACGACGACTGGTGACGGAAACCATTGTATTAAACACTCATGATCCATTAATAACTGGCCACACCGCTACCCGAAAAGTCAGCGTGGACATCGCCGGTAGTGACACTTCCATCGGCGGGATTCTTAATACTGGGCTGTTAACAGGGGACACAAGAAGTAAAGGAATTGCCGTTGATGGGATGTTTGGCGATATAGGACTTGATAATTCAATCGGCGCTCTAGAAAAAGGAACTTCTAGTGGCAGAACCAAAGATCTGACGGATATAGATGTTGTGAATCGCGGAATCGTAGGTATTGGTGTACCGGGTGGTCGTTCAAAAATACGCGAAGGACTAAATGATCTTCCGGGTGGATCCGGAGCATTCCGCATGCGCACACTGCCTAAAACAGCAGTCGTTTCCGGTGGGTCAACAAACGTTTTGTTTGATGGTTCTGTTAAAAAGTCCCCCAATCCGCCAGACAGACCGTTTGATACATATAACAAACTAGACTCACAGTTCGGCATGGCTGAACAACTAATAGGACTGTTAGATAAAACGAAATCTCAAACTTCCATTATCACGAAGGTGCCACATAGTCAGTCTGAATTTGGTATTGGGAATTTTCAAAGACTACCTCAAGTCGTGCCAAGGATTACCAAAGAGCAGTCCGCCATAGAAACCTCCATTAATGAGATATTGACCATATCGGCCGCAGAAACGGCAATATCCAAGGCTGCGAAGGACACTATGTCCCAGAAAGAGACACCGTCTGTCCCAACAGAACCCACGGGGGGACGCTTCGTGAGTCAGACTGGATTGGAAATATCTGCTTTCCATGCTGACACAGACCGAACTCTCACAAAAG ATGTGTGCCTAGGCTGTACTATGGATGGTGGGCTAGGCTACATACGTCATCCCACGCGCTGTGATCAGTTCGTAGTCTGTTACCCGGACCAATCAGGCACATTCAAGCCACGAGTTCAGGACTGCCCTTATGGACAGTTCTGGAGTAATATTGATGTAACTTGCAAGCCATCCAAAGATGTCAACTGCGAAAACG ATCATTGCAAAAAGCTAGCAGACAAGTACCAGTTTTCACATTCGACAAATTGCGTCGCTTACTGGCAGTGTCAAGCTGGCCATTCGGTCATTCGTTGTTGTCCGGACGGCCGGACATTTGTCCAGGGCGAGGGATGTGTATACAGCTCTGTGTGTGCAGACAGATGTCCAGTCACTAGTCCGTCCCAGTTCATGTGGCAAG TTAACTGTAACAAACGTCCCGTATCTAATGATGTGACGATATACGAGAAACACGTGACGACAGGCTGGGTTTCAGAGAAGTGCGGCATTGGTCAGATTTACAAAGGAGAAATATGTGACTGCATACCAGCTGATATGGGGAATCCAACCTACTCGTTCAAAGGAA TTTGTAAGCCTGAAGTATTTCTGCCTTTTGATACCGACTTCAAGGATTACTCCGGAAGTAATACTTACGTAAGGACTGAAAATGTGACGCTGTCGAATGGCGCTGCGTGTTTTGACGGGACATCTGTAATATCAATGCCTAAATTTGCCAATATGGATTTCGGTAAAACTGTTTTCATGAGAATCAGGTACAAGCAAATGGATCTTAAAATTGGAACTGAAGCTCTGCTATACAATGGCGATTGTGAAGAAGTGCCTACTTTGGTGGTGGGGACGAAACCCTCCGGAAATTCATTTTCTGTAAAAACAAACACAGGTGCATTCGAAACATCTTGGGTCCCGTCATCA GTTAACCCAGCCGACTGGAGAGATGTAACAGTAACTATAAGTGATGGACGATTGGAGGGACAGTCTGGTATCAACACCCGCGATATGGATGTGTCAg